The following coding sequences are from one Devosia yakushimensis window:
- a CDS encoding NAD-dependent epimerase/dehydratase family protein, with amino-acid sequence MEPKRIFVTGTAGFIGFHLAQRLLADGHSVTGYDGVTNYYDVSLKRARLALLAEHPNFTFVEAMLEDGARVKEALGESRAQLVFHLAGQAGVRYSIDHPQSYVQSNLVGTSNVLEAAREMPPEHLIFASTSSVYGGNTKMPFAETDRADSPVSLYAATKKSGEAMVHSYSHLWGIASTSVRFFTVYGPWGRPDMALFKFVSAIQDDRPIDIYGEGKMRRDFTYVDDLVDALVRLAGKPPVKGEPVRGDSLSAVAPYRVVNIAGGKPSELMAFVAAVENAMGKPARRNMLPMQQGDVVATQSDTALLNELIGSLPETPIEVGVARFVEWYRHYYGVN; translated from the coding sequence ATGGAGCCTAAACGTATTTTCGTGACGGGAACGGCGGGGTTTATCGGCTTTCACCTGGCGCAGCGCCTGCTGGCCGATGGGCACAGCGTGACCGGCTATGACGGGGTGACCAATTATTACGATGTGAGCCTCAAGCGTGCACGGCTGGCGCTATTGGCCGAGCATCCGAATTTCACCTTTGTCGAGGCCATGCTGGAAGATGGCGCGCGGGTGAAAGAGGCGCTGGGCGAGAGCCGGGCGCAACTGGTGTTCCACCTGGCGGGGCAGGCCGGGGTGCGCTACAGCATCGATCATCCGCAGAGCTATGTGCAATCCAACCTGGTTGGGACATCCAATGTGCTCGAAGCAGCGCGGGAGATGCCGCCCGAGCATCTGATCTTTGCCTCGACCAGCTCGGTCTATGGCGGCAATACCAAGATGCCATTTGCCGAAACCGACCGGGCGGATAGCCCGGTATCGCTCTATGCCGCGACCAAGAAATCGGGCGAGGCCATGGTGCATTCCTATTCCCATCTCTGGGGCATTGCTTCGACCAGCGTACGGTTTTTCACGGTCTATGGGCCGTGGGGGCGGCCTGATATGGCCTTGTTCAAATTCGTTTCCGCCATCCAGGATGACAGGCCCATCGACATTTATGGCGAAGGCAAGATGCGGCGCGACTTTACCTATGTCGACGACCTGGTCGACGCGCTGGTGCGGCTGGCGGGGAAGCCGCCGGTCAAGGGCGAGCCGGTTCGGGGCGATAGCCTTTCGGCGGTAGCGCCCTATAGGGTGGTCAATATTGCCGGGGGCAAGCCGAGCGAGCTGATGGCTTTCGTTGCGGCGGTCGAGAATGCGATGGGCAAGCCGGCCAGGCGCAATATGCTGCCGATGCAGCAGGGTGACGTGGTGGCGACGCAGTCGGATACCGCCTTGCTGAACGAGCTGATAGGCAGTCTGCCGGAAACGCCCATCGAGGTGGGCGTGGCGCGCTTTGTCGAGTGGTACCGGCATTATTACGGCGTGAATTGA
- a CDS encoding phosphomannomutase, whose product MKFGTSGLRGLAVELQGQAARRYVAAFLRHAQALGQLDGGRVFIGRDFRPSSPAIAEDCAAAIALFGLEAVDCGMVPTPALALHAMAAGCCAIMITGSHIPADRNGLKFYVPGGEISKADEAGIVAALRDETVPDGGLPMADEAELAVARYIRRYAGLLPEGALDGLRIGVFEHSSVARDVLGQVMRRAGAAAVSLGRTESFVAVDTEAFGDAVFAPLRGWMARERLDAIVSSDGDGDRPLLMDAKGEFVRGDVLGLLAAGMLEARTVVTPVTSNSALERTGFFATVLRTRVGSPYVIEAMETADDGVVGFEANGGTFVSRGIAGLDPLPTRDAVLPLLCALGLAAQRTMSVDALVAELPLQYALADRLQDVAAERSGAFLRRLGEDRAFAEAFFSPHGIASLSTIDGLQFRTLSGDMVHFRASGNAPELRCYVEGSTPEVARDLLDWGMRAAAEQVR is encoded by the coding sequence CTGAAATTTGGAACGAGCGGCTTGCGCGGCCTGGCGGTGGAGCTACAGGGGCAGGCGGCGCGGCGCTATGTGGCGGCGTTTCTGCGGCATGCGCAGGCGCTGGGACAATTGGACGGCGGCAGGGTGTTTATCGGGCGGGATTTCCGGCCGTCGAGCCCGGCTATTGCCGAGGATTGCGCGGCAGCGATTGCCCTGTTCGGGCTCGAGGCGGTCGATTGCGGCATGGTGCCGACGCCAGCCTTGGCGCTGCATGCCATGGCTGCAGGATGCTGCGCCATCATGATTACGGGCAGCCATATTCCGGCGGACCGGAATGGGCTCAAATTCTATGTGCCGGGCGGGGAAATCAGCAAGGCGGATGAGGCCGGGATCGTGGCGGCCTTGCGCGACGAGACCGTGCCCGATGGCGGCCTGCCCATGGCCGATGAGGCCGAGCTGGCTGTGGCGCGCTATATTAGGCGCTATGCCGGGCTGCTGCCGGAAGGGGCGCTGGATGGGCTGCGGATTGGGGTCTTCGAGCATTCCAGCGTGGCGCGGGACGTGCTGGGGCAGGTAATGCGGCGAGCCGGTGCGGCGGCGGTGAGCCTGGGGCGGACCGAGAGCTTCGTCGCGGTGGATACCGAGGCCTTTGGCGACGCGGTATTCGCGCCGCTCAGGGGATGGATGGCGCGCGAGCGGCTCGATGCCATCGTATCCTCGGATGGGGATGGCGATCGGCCGCTGTTGATGGACGCCAAGGGCGAATTCGTGCGGGGCGATGTGCTGGGCCTGCTCGCGGCAGGGATGCTGGAGGCGCGAACGGTGGTGACGCCGGTTACCTCCAATTCGGCGCTGGAGCGGACCGGATTTTTCGCGACGGTGCTGCGGACCCGGGTGGGGTCGCCTTATGTGATCGAGGCGATGGAGACGGCGGATGATGGCGTCGTCGGGTTCGAGGCCAATGGCGGCACCTTTGTCAGCCGGGGTATTGCCGGGCTCGATCCTCTGCCGACGCGGGACGCGGTCTTGCCCTTGCTCTGCGCATTGGGATTGGCGGCGCAGCGGACGATGAGCGTCGACGCGCTCGTGGCGGAGCTGCCGCTGCAATATGCTTTGGCCGACCGGCTGCAGGATGTGGCGGCGGAGCGAAGCGGGGCGTTTCTGCGGCGGCTGGGCGAGGATCGCGCCTTTGCCGAGGCGTTTTTTTCGCCGCATGGGATTGCGAGCTTGTCCACGATAGACGGGCTGCAGTTCCGTACGCTGTCGGGCGACATGGTGCATTTCCGCGCTTCGGGCAACGCGCCGGAGCTGCGGTGCTATGTCGAGGGAAGCACGCCTGAAGTAGCGAGGGACTTGCTGGATTGGGGGATGCGGGCGGCGGCCGAGCAGGTGCGGTAG
- a CDS encoding sugar transferase, with protein MTSRRQVELAIKRAFDIVVSLLALIFLGPLLIMVTLAIRLSDPGPALFRQPRVGLGGRMFTILKFRSMYIEHCNTEGVKQTVAEDDRVMPLGRFLRRTSIDELPQLLNVLRGDMSLVGPRPHVGGQLAAGMPYEQLVPYYSYRRHMRPGLTGWAQANGYRGPTTQSEQAIGRIDHDVAYIQNFSLWLDLRIMLITMQREFLRGTGS; from the coding sequence ATGACGTCACGCCGCCAGGTCGAACTGGCGATCAAGCGCGCCTTCGATATTGTGGTATCCCTGCTGGCCCTGATTTTCCTCGGCCCGCTGCTGATCATGGTGACGCTGGCGATCCGCCTGTCCGATCCTGGCCCGGCGCTGTTCCGCCAGCCACGCGTCGGCCTGGGCGGGCGCATGTTCACCATTCTCAAGTTCCGCTCCATGTATATCGAGCACTGCAACACCGAAGGGGTGAAGCAGACCGTGGCCGAGGATGACCGCGTCATGCCGCTCGGCCGGTTCCTTCGCCGCACCAGCATTGATGAGCTGCCCCAATTGCTCAACGTGCTGCGGGGCGACATGTCGCTGGTGGGCCCGCGTCCCCATGTCGGCGGGCAGCTCGCCGCCGGCATGCCCTACGAGCAATTGGTGCCCTATTACAGCTATCGCCGCCATATGCGCCCGGGCCTCACCGGCTGGGCTCAGGCCAATGGCTATCGCGGCCCCACCACGCAGAGCGAACAGGCCATCGGCCGCATCGATCACGACGTTGCCTATATCCAGAATTTCTCGCTGTGGCTGGATCTGCGCATCATGCTGATCACCATGCAGCGCGAATTCCTGCGCGGCACCGGGTCCTGA
- a CDS encoding oligosaccharide flippase family protein gives MSFAQKFRRSVAWSAVGSAGNNVISFLVFALVVRAVEPSVIGVMAVALVFVDMGKSFVSAGVPDLIVRQKVWNDSYAMMCFWLNLAAAGLSVLLMVRVIGPLAEIYFAPGTMIVLAALSSCFILDGLRVVPESRLRRAFDYKSLAWRGLSANLLSGVLGVSLALTGWGIWALVAQRISSSLLTTVFTFMVARWFPTTWGTLEGLLGVVGHAVGLVGAELLKLLSDRLPDLMLGLFLGPVGVAVYRVGARGFDALVQLTVTPVRSASLSAYAQQAHSGRLGDSVIKSLAVIAMLTFPLFFGAASVAPSFVVLAFGEQWRSSAVIMQILCAASPPVLLGAMLQSALSANHDTKLVFSLSAVSAATTFVTLLVAVPLFGLVGATAALAIRAYLGMMFNIAVTGPVVGMRPWPVVTVLLPALAGSAVMLTSVTALDRFALSSYPEIVALGASVLFGATLYLLIMTTIFREHTMQFMGEWIRRTPKLSKLTFARHVAR, from the coding sequence ATGAGTTTTGCGCAGAAATTCCGGCGAAGCGTGGCGTGGTCGGCCGTGGGCAGCGCCGGCAATAACGTGATCAGTTTCCTGGTGTTTGCGCTGGTGGTGCGGGCCGTGGAGCCGAGCGTGATCGGCGTGATGGCGGTGGCCCTGGTCTTTGTCGATATGGGCAAGAGCTTCGTTTCGGCCGGGGTGCCCGATCTCATCGTGCGCCAGAAGGTGTGGAACGACAGCTATGCCATGATGTGCTTCTGGCTCAACCTGGCGGCGGCGGGGCTGTCGGTGCTGCTGATGGTGCGGGTCATCGGGCCGCTCGCCGAAATCTATTTCGCGCCGGGCACCATGATTGTGCTGGCCGCTCTTTCCTCCTGCTTCATCCTGGACGGCCTGCGCGTGGTGCCGGAATCCCGGCTGCGGCGGGCGTTCGACTATAAGAGCCTGGCCTGGCGGGGGCTCAGTGCGAACCTGCTTTCCGGCGTGCTCGGCGTCAGCCTGGCGCTGACGGGCTGGGGCATCTGGGCGCTGGTGGCTCAGCGGATATCGAGTTCACTGCTCACCACGGTCTTTACATTCATGGTGGCGCGCTGGTTTCCCACCACCTGGGGCACCCTGGAGGGATTGCTGGGCGTGGTTGGCCATGCCGTGGGGCTGGTGGGCGCGGAACTGCTCAAGCTGCTGTCGGACCGCCTGCCGGACCTGATGCTGGGCCTCTTTCTGGGGCCGGTGGGGGTGGCCGTCTACCGGGTTGGCGCGCGGGGGTTCGACGCGCTGGTGCAATTGACCGTGACGCCGGTGCGGTCGGCCTCGCTGTCGGCCTATGCGCAGCAGGCGCATTCGGGCAGACTGGGCGATAGCGTGATCAAGTCGCTGGCGGTGATCGCCATGCTTACATTCCCGCTGTTTTTCGGCGCGGCGAGCGTGGCGCCATCATTCGTGGTGCTGGCCTTTGGCGAGCAATGGCGCAGCTCGGCGGTGATCATGCAGATATTATGTGCAGCCAGCCCGCCAGTGCTGCTGGGCGCCATGCTGCAATCGGCGCTGTCAGCCAATCACGATACCAAGCTGGTGTTCAGCCTCAGCGCGGTTTCGGCGGCCACGACTTTCGTGACGCTGCTGGTGGCGGTGCCGCTGTTCGGATTGGTGGGGGCCACGGCGGCGCTGGCCATCCGCGCCTATCTCGGCATGATGTTCAATATCGCCGTTACCGGCCCGGTCGTGGGGATGCGGCCCTGGCCGGTGGTCACCGTGCTGCTGCCGGCGCTGGCGGGGAGTGCGGTGATGCTGACATCGGTGACCGCGCTCGATCGCTTTGCGCTGTCGTCCTATCCCGAAATTGTCGCGCTGGGGGCTTCGGTGCTGTTCGGCGCCACTCTTTATTTGCTGATCATGACGACAATATTCCGGGAGCATACCATGCAGTTCATGGGTGAATGGATCCGCAGGACGCCGAAATTGTCGAAATTGACTTTTGCACGTCATGTTGCGCGGTAA
- the rfbF gene encoding glucose-1-phosphate cytidylyltransferase → MKVAVLAGGFGTRLSEETAVRPKPMVDVGGYPILWHIMKIYAHHGLTDFVILGGYKVEVIRDYFLNYRAKLTDFTVSLRGGEVKWLGKPVEDWTITVLNTGDDAMTGGRIKAARDYLSDGTFCLTYGDGVSNVDVNAVIDLHRRQNNLCTLTAVTQPGRYGALRMQEDGRVDGFREKGAHDGGLINGGFFVCEPGVFDLIDGPQTVWEGDPMDRMIAQGKLGSYHHDGYWQSMDSLRDRKILEDAWATGKAPWKVWKD, encoded by the coding sequence ATGAAAGTAGCTGTTCTTGCGGGCGGTTTCGGTACGCGTTTGAGCGAGGAGACCGCCGTCCGTCCCAAGCCCATGGTCGATGTGGGCGGATATCCGATCCTCTGGCACATCATGAAAATCTATGCCCATCACGGGCTGACCGACTTCGTCATCCTGGGCGGATATAAAGTCGAAGTCATCCGCGATTACTTCCTCAATTACCGCGCCAAGCTGACCGATTTCACCGTTTCGCTGCGCGGCGGGGAGGTCAAGTGGCTGGGCAAGCCGGTGGAGGATTGGACCATCACTGTGCTCAATACCGGGGATGACGCGATGACCGGCGGCCGCATCAAGGCGGCGCGGGACTATCTCTCCGATGGCACGTTCTGCCTGACTTATGGCGACGGCGTGAGCAATGTCGATGTCAATGCGGTGATCGACCTGCATCGGCGGCAGAACAATCTCTGCACGCTCACCGCGGTTACCCAGCCGGGGCGCTATGGCGCACTGCGCATGCAGGAAGATGGCCGGGTCGACGGGTTCCGCGAAAAGGGCGCGCATGACGGCGGCCTGATCAATGGCGGCTTCTTCGTGTGCGAGCCGGGCGTGTTCGATCTCATCGACGGGCCGCAAACGGTGTGGGAGGGTGATCCGATGGACCGGATGATCGCCCAGGGCAAGCTCGGCAGCTACCATCATGACGGCTATTGGCAATCGATGGATTCCCTGCGCGACCGCAAAATCCTGGAAGATGCCTGGGCGACCGGCAAGGCGCCATGGAAGGTCTGGAAAGATTGA